From Coffea arabica cultivar ET-39 chromosome 2e, Coffea Arabica ET-39 HiFi, whole genome shotgun sequence, the proteins below share one genomic window:
- the LOC140036737 gene encoding uncharacterized protein produces the protein MSPPPGPYSGTSTLALVARASVLTFGVVYGNLKLKYLNVKANSLKKAEAKAHH, from the exons ATGTCGCCTCCTCCTGGACCCTACTCCGGCACCAGCACTCTCGCCTTG GTGGCTCGTGCTTCAGTCTTAACGTTTGGAGTCGTCTATGGAAACCTGAAGCTTAAGTATCTTAAT GTGAAGGCCAATTCTCTGAAGAAGGCTGAAGCCAAGGCACATCACTGA
- the LOC113731199 gene encoding amidophosphoribosyltransferase, chloroplastic, protein MAASVATAAAAAAAASQKLSPLTTPPHDKPFCSSFSKTLLKPCHPVTHTRKVHWTGVSAASKNPISDVSDDYDDKPREECGVVGIYGDPEASRMCYLALHALQHRGQEGAGIVSVHDNVLKSITGVGLVSDVFNESKLSQLPGDMAIGHVRYSTAGASMLKNVQPFVAGYRFGSVGVAHNGNLVNYQSLRARLEENGSIFNTSSDTEVVLHLIAISKERPFFMRIVEACRELEGAYSMVFLTEDKLVAVRDPYGFRPLVMGRRSNGAVVFASETCALDLIEATYEREVMPGEVLVVDKDGVGPLCLMSHPEPKSCIFEHIYFALPNSVVFGKSVYESRRSFGEILATVFPVDCDVVIAVPDSGVVAALGYAAKAGVPFQQGLIRSHYVGRTFIEPSQRIRDFGVKLKLSPVKAVLEGKRVVVVDDSIVRGTTSSKIVRLIKEAGAKEVHMRIASPPIIASCYYGVDTPSAEELISNRMSVEEIREFIGSDSLAFLPIDSLKEHLGEDAPNFCYACFSGKYPVLPRGKVKRVGDFLDDGLSGSLESIDGGWLSGTRN, encoded by the coding sequence ATGGCCGCCTCCGTCGCCACCGCAGCAGCCGCCGCCGCCGCGGCCTCCCAGAAGCTCTCTCCGCTTACAACCCCTCCTCATGACAAACCCTTCTGCTCTTCCTTCTCAAAAACCCTCCTAAAACCCTGCCACCCCGTCACCCACACTCGCAAAGTCCACTGGACCGGTGTCTCGGCCGCTTCCAAGAATCCTATCTCCGATGTCTCCGACGATTATGACGACAAACCCAGAGAGGAGTGCGGCGTGGTGGGCATCTATGGCGACCCCGAAGCTTCTCGCATGTGCTATTTAGCCCTCCACGCCCTCCAGCACCGCGGCCAAGAAGGCGCCGGCATCGTCTCCGTCCATGACAACGTCCTCAAATCGATTACTGGAGTTGGTTTGGTTTCTGATGTCTTTAACGAGTCCAAGCTATCCCAACTCCCCGGTGACATGGCCATAGGCCATGTCAGATACTCCACCGCGGGCGCGTCCATGCTGAAGAACGTCCAGCCGTTCGTTGCCGGGTACCGATTTGGCTCGGTTGGGGTTGCCCACAATGGCAATTTGGTGAATTACCAATCCcttcgagctcggctcgaagAAAATGGCTCCATTTTTAACACTAGCTCCGATACGGAGGTGGTTCTTCACCTTATTGCGATATCGAAGGAGAGGCCGTTCTTTATGAGGATTGTTGAGGCGTGCAGGGAGCTGGAGGGAGCATATTCGATGGTGTTTTTGACGGAGGATAAGTTGGTTGCGGTTAGGGACCCTTACGGCTTTAGGCCGCTGGTTATGGGCAGGAGGAGCAACGGTGCCGTGGTGTTTGCCTCGGAGACTTGTGCTTTGGATTTGATAGAAGCTACTTACGAGAGAGAGGTGATGCCCGGTGAGGTATTGGTTGTGGATAAAGACGGGGTTGGACCCCTTTGTCTGATGTCTCATCCGGAGCCTAAGTCTTGCATCTTTGAGCATATTTATTTTGCTTTACCCAATTCAGTAGTTTTTGGGAAGTCTGTTTACGAGTCTAGGCGGTCATTTGGGGAAATTTTGGCCACTGTATTCCCCGTTGATTGTGATGTGGTGATAGCTGTGCCTGACTCTGGAGTTGTGGCTGCCCTTGGTTACGCTGCAAAAGCAGGGGTTCCGTTTCAACAGGGGTTGATAAGGTCGCATTATGTTGGGCGGACATTCATTGAGCCTTCGCAAAGGATTAGGGACTTTGGAGTCAAGCTTAAGCTTTCGCCAGTGAAAGCGGTTTTGGAAGGGAAGAGAGTTGTGGTTGTAGACGATTCGATTGTGAGAGGAACAACTTCTTCCAAGATTGTTCGGCTGATAAAGGAGGCAGGGGCTAAGGAGGTGCATATGAGGATTGCTAGCCCTCCAATTATAGCTTCTTGTTATTATGGTGTGGACACTCCCAGTGCTGAAGAATTGATATCTAATAGAATGAGTGTGGAGGAGATTAGGGAGTTCATTGGATCAGATTCACTTGCTTTTCTTCCAATTGATAGCTTGAAAGAGCATTTGGGGGAAGACGCACCAAACTTTTGTTATGCTTGCTTTTCTGGTAAGTACCCAGTTTTGCCAAGGGGAAAGGTGAAAAGGGTGGGtgattttcttgatgatggattGAGTGGGAGTTTGGAGTCTATTGATGGAGGTTGGCTTTCTGGAACCAGAAATTAG
- the LOC113731200 gene encoding tRNA-dihydrouridine(47) synthase [NAD(P)(+)]-like codes for MDGSAAEASILEQPSFRENPQNSKPDDDASAPTAAPAPAPLTPEELVAKARAPVKKEFLRPPPIRTSNSTTSQPHDAATEPNSTPLIKEKKSKRQLKRERRQELKSALHLCPEVAKSGDVGSCCYGEKCRFSHDVEAFNAQKPADLKGSCPFLKIDQGLCHYGLACRFSGTHRANGVVAAGTLRNEVNSLNKDVQKLLWKNKMRFPKADATLKLLGLSGKIKKLVDTEDNQVATNGSAEENAKKDSAEIGSVSDVNCCSELLEEDKPEDADATEDIRPVKKAKSSCDESYGSTEVNAGYGVHGKEDISSKPNGSKSVDIADTVTVESDKILKLHPREKKLIDFREKLYLAPLTTVGNLPFRRVCKLLGADVTCGEMAMCTNLLQGQASEWALLRRHSSEDLFGVQICGAYPDTVSRTVELIEQECSVDFIDLNMGCPIDIVVNKGAGSALLTKPMRMKSVIQAASGTVDTPITIKVRTGYFEGRNRIDSVIEDIGNWGASAVTIHGRSRQQRYSKLADWEYIYQCAQKAPDSLQVLGNGDVFSYLDWNKHKFDCPQLSACMVARGALIKPWIFTEIKEQRHWDISSAERLDIFKDYVHFGLQHWGSDSKGVETTRHFLLEWLSYSCRYIPVGLLDVIPQKINWRPPSYYGRDDLETLMASDSAADWIRISEMLLGKVPAGFTFSPKHKSNAYDSAENG; via the exons ATGGACGGGTCTGCAGCTGAGGCCAGTATTCTGGAGCAACCCTCATTCCGGGAGAATCCCCAAAACTCAAAACCTGATGATGATGCTTCAGCTCCAACCGCGGCTCCGGCTCCGGCTCCGCTCACCCCAGAAGAGTTAGTAGCTAAAGCCAGAGCTCCAGTTAAGAAAGAGTTCCTTCGCCCACCACCAATCAGAACATCCAACTCCACCACGTCCCAACCTCACGACGCCGCAACGGAGCCCAACTCCACTCCTCTTATCAAAGAGAAAAAATCCAAACGCCAGCTCAAACGTGAACGCCGCCAA GAATTAAAATCTGCATTGCACTTGTGTCCGGAGGTTGCCAAGAGCGGGGATGTGGGTTCTTGTTGTTACGGTGAAAAGTGCCGGTTTAGCCATGATGTGGAGGCGTTCAATGCTCAGAAGCCGGCTGATTTGAAGGGCAGTTGCCCCTTTTTGAAGATTGATCAAGGACTTTGTCATTATGGGCTGGCTTGTAGATTCTCCGGCACTCATAGAGCTAATGGTGTTGTTGCTGCTGGGACTCTGAGGAATGAAGTTAATTCGTTGAATAAGGATGTCCAAAAGCTTCTCTGGAAGAATAAGATGAGGTTCCCCAAAGCTGACGCTACCCTAAAGCTTCTTGGCCTTTCa ggtaaaataaaaaaattggtgGACACCGAGGACAATCAAGTTGCTACAAATGGCTCTGCTGAGGAAAATGCTAAAAAAGATTCTGCTGAAATTGGTTCTGTTAGTGATGTGAATTGCTGTTCTGAATTGCTGGAAGAGGATAAGCCAGAGGATGCTGATGCAACTGAAGATATACGACCTGTCAAGAAGGCAAAATCTTCATGTGATGAATCTTATGGCTCCACTGAAGTAAATGCTG GTTATGGTGTGCATGGGAAGGAGGATATTAGCTCCAaaccaaatggatcaaaatcAGTTGATATTGCTGATACTGTTACTGTAGAGTCTGATAAAATCCTAAAATTACACCCACGTGAGAAAAAGCTCATTGACTTCAGAGAAAAGCTTTATCTTGCACCTCTGACTACTGTGGGGAATCTACCTTTCCGAAGGGTTTGCAAATTGCTTGGAGCTGATGTGACATGTGGCGAGATGGCAATGTGCACTAATCTTTTGCAG GGGCAAGCTTCAGAATGGGCACTACTGAGGCGTCATTCGTCTGAGGACCTCTTTGGTGTTCAGATTTGTGGAGCATATCCTGATACAGTTTCAAGAACTGTTGAACTCATAGAGCAGGAATGCTCGGTGGATTTTATTGATCTTAATATGGGATGTCCCATTGATATTGTTGTTAACAAGGGCGCTGGATCCGCTCTTCTTACAAAACCAATGCGAATGAAGAGTGTCATACAAGCAGCTTCTGGAACAGTTGATACCCCAATAACCATCAAG GTGCGAACTGGCTATTTTGAGGGCAGAAATCGCATTGATTCTGTGATTGAAGATATTGGAAATTGGGGAGCAAGTGCAGTGACTATACATGGTCGTTCGCGTCAGCAACGTTACAGCAAGCTTGCTGATTGGGAGTACATATACCAGTGTGCGCAAAAGGCCCCAGATTCATTGCAAGTCCTTGGAAATGGGGATGTGTTCTCCTATTTAGACTGGAATAAGCACAAGTTTGATTGTCCTCAGCTTTCTGCTTGTATGGTTGCTCGAGGAGCCCTAATTAAG CCCTGGATTTTTACTGAAATAAAGGAACAGAGACATTGGGATATTAGTTCTGCTGAACGTCTTGATATTTTCAAGGATTATGTGCATTTTGGCCTTCAACACTGGGGATCTGATTCCAAAG GTGTGGAAACAACTAGGCATTTCTTGTTGGAATGGCTAAGTTACTCTTGTAGGTATATACCGGTTGGTCTCTTAGATGTGATCCCCCAAAAAATAAACTGGCGGCCTCCCTCGTACTATGGTCGGGATGACTTGGAAACACTGATGGCTTCTGATTCAGCTGCAGATTGG ATTAGAATCTCTGAGATGTTACTTGGCAAGGTCCCAGCTGGATTTACGTTCTCACCGAAGCACAAGTCCAATGCCTATGACAGCGCTGAAAATGGCTAA